In Escherichia ruysiae, a genomic segment contains:
- the pduF gene encoding propanediol diffusion facilitator PduF, with product MNDSLKAQCVAEFLGTGLFLFFGIGCLCALKLAGASLGLWEICIIWGLGISLAVYLTAGISGAHLNPAVTIALWLFAAFPGRKVLPFCVAQLAGAFGGAVLAYFLYSNLFVDFESAHNMVRGSAESLQLASIFSTYPAAAINVWQAALVEVVITSMLMGLIMALTDDGNGVPKGPLAPLLIGILVAVIGASTGPLTGFAMNPARDFGPKIFTWLAGWGEIAMTGGRNIPYFIVPIIAPVIGACAGAAIYRFLIAQNLPVNSVTPKENSE from the coding sequence ATGAATGATTCACTCAAGGCGCAATGCGTTGCCGAGTTTTTGGGCACCGGTCTGTTCCTCTTTTTTGGCATTGGTTGTTTGTGTGCCCTAAAACTTGCCGGTGCAAGCCTGGGACTGTGGGAAATTTGTATTATTTGGGGGTTAGGTATTTCACTTGCTGTTTACCTTACGGCAGGCATTTCCGGTGCTCATCTTAACCCGGCGGTTACTATTGCTCTGTGGTTGTTTGCCGCTTTTCCTGGTCGTAAAGTGCTGCCATTTTGTGTGGCGCAATTAGCGGGAGCCTTTGGTGGCGCAGTTCTGGCATATTTTTTATACAGCAATTTGTTTGTCGATTTTGAATCTGCTCACAATATGGTTCGTGGTAGTGCAGAAAGTTTACAACTCGCCAGTATCTTCAGTACTTACCCGGCAGCAGCGATAAATGTATGGCAGGCTGCCTTGGTTGAGGTGGTCATAACGTCCATGTTAATGGGGTTGATTATGGCGTTGACCGATGACGGCAATGGCGTACCCAAAGGGCCGCTTGCGCCTTTACTTATTGGTATTCTGGTTGCTGTTATTGGTGCTTCTACCGGACCATTAACCGGTTTTGCCATGAATCCAGCGCGTGATTTTGGACCAAAAATTTTCACCTGGCTTGCTGGTTGGGGAGAAATTGCGATGACTGGCGGACGTAATATTCCTTATTTCATTGTACCCATTATTGCTCCGGTCATTGGAGCCTGTGCTGGCGCGGCGATTTATCGCTTTCTTATTGCACAAAATTTACCTGTCAATAGTGTTACGCCTAAAGAGAACAGCGAATAG
- the pduA gene encoding propanediol utilization microcompartment protein PduA, protein MQQEALGMVETKGLTAAIEAADAMVKSANVLLVGYEKIGSGLVTVIVRGDVGAVKAATDAGAVAARNVGEVKAVHVIPRPHTDVEKILPKGINP, encoded by the coding sequence ATGCAACAAGAAGCGTTAGGAATGGTAGAAACCAAAGGATTAACTGCCGCCATAGAGGCCGCAGACGCCATGGTGAAGTCGGCAAATGTATTGCTGGTCGGCTACGAAAAAATTGGTTCCGGGCTGGTGACCGTCATCGTTCGTGGTGATGTCGGGGCGGTTAAAGCGGCAACAGATGCAGGTGCCGTCGCTGCGCGTAATGTCGGCGAAGTGAAAGCCGTACACGTTATCCCCCGCCCACATACCGATGTCGAAAAAATATTACCAAAGGGAATTAACCCATGA
- the pduB gene encoding propanediol utilization microcompartment protein PduB gives MSSSELVEQIMAQVIARVATPKHEVLPETNHQTRETAMAEKSCTLTEFVGTAIGDTVGLVIANVDSALLDAMKLEKRYRSIGILGARIGAGPHIMAADEAVKATNTEVISIELPRDTKGGAGHGSLILLGGNDVSDVKRGIEVALKELDRTFGDVYANEAGHLELQYTARASYALEKAFGAPLGRACGVIVGAPAAVGVLMADTALKSANVDVVAYSSPAHGTSFSNEVILIISGDSGAVRQAVISAREIGKTVLSTLGDTPKNDRPSYI, from the coding sequence ATGAGCAGCAGTGAACTGGTCGAACAGATCATGGCGCAGGTCATCGCACGCGTAGCGACACCGAAGCATGAGGTTCTCCCGGAAACCAATCATCAAACACGAGAGACGGCTATGGCAGAAAAAAGCTGCACGTTAACGGAATTTGTTGGCACCGCTATTGGCGACACTGTAGGTCTGGTCATTGCAAACGTTGATAGCGCCCTATTGGACGCGATGAAACTTGAAAAACGCTATCGCTCCATTGGCATTCTGGGCGCACGTATTGGTGCTGGGCCACACATTATGGCCGCTGATGAAGCCGTAAAAGCCACCAACACCGAAGTTATTAGCATTGAACTTCCTCGCGATACTAAAGGCGGTGCCGGACACGGCTCGTTAATCCTTTTAGGTGGCAACGATGTTTCCGACGTGAAACGCGGTATTGAAGTTGCTCTAAAAGAACTCGACAGAACCTTTGGTGATGTCTATGCCAACGAAGCCGGACATCTGGAACTGCAATATACCGCCCGCGCCAGCTATGCACTGGAAAAAGCGTTTGGCGCACCACTGGGTCGCGCTTGCGGCGTTATTGTCGGCGCTCCTGCCGCCGTGGGTGTTCTGATGGCCGATACCGCCCTGAAGTCCGCCAATGTGGATGTCGTGGCATACAGCTCCCCGGCTCATGGCACCAGCTTTAGCAATGAGGTCATCCTGATTATCTCAGGAGACTCCGGCGCAGTCCGTCAGGCGGTCATCTCCGCACGCGAAATCGGTAAAACCGTACTTTCGACTCTCGGCGATACACCGAAAAACGATCGCCCTTCCTACATCTGA
- the pduC gene encoding propanediol dehydratase large subunit PduC — protein MRSKRFEALAKRPVNQDGFVKEWIEEGFIAMESPNDPKPSIKIVNGVVTELDGKPASQFDLIDHFIARYGINLARAEEVIAMDSVKLANMLCDPNVKRSDIVPLTTAMTPAKIVEVVSQMNVVEMMMAMQKMRARRTPSQQAHVTNIKDNPVQIAADAAEGAWRGFDEQETTVAVARYAPFNAIALLVGSQVGRPGVLTQCSLEEATELKLGMLGHTCYAETISVYGTEPVFTDGDDTPWSKGFLASSYASRGLKMRFTSGSGSEVQMGYAEGKSMLYLEARCIYITKAAGVQGLQNGSVSCIGVPSAVPSGIRAVLAENLICSSLDLECASSNDQTFTHSDMRRTARFLMQFLPGTDFISSGFSAVPNYDNMFAGSNEDAEDFDDYNVIQRDLKVDGGLRPVREEDVIAIRNKAARALQAVFAGMGLPPITDEEVEAATYAHGSKDMPERNIVEDIKFAQEIINKNRNSLEVVKALAQAGFTDVAQDMLNMQKAKLTGDYLHTSAIIVDDGQVRSAVNDVNDYAGPATGYRLQGERWEEIKNIPGALDPNDID, from the coding sequence ATGAGATCGAAAAGATTTGAAGCACTGGCAAAACGCCCGGTCAACCAGGACGGTTTCGTTAAAGAGTGGATTGAAGAAGGCTTCATTGCGATGGAAAGCCCGAACGATCCTAAACCGTCAATCAAAATTGTTAACGGCGTCGTCACCGAACTGGATGGGAAACCTGCCAGCCAGTTTGACCTGATCGACCATTTTATCGCCCGCTACGGTATCAATCTCGCGCGCGCCGAAGAAGTCATCGCAATGGATTCGGTTAAACTTGCCAATATGTTGTGCGATCCAAATGTCAAACGTAGCGATATTGTTCCCCTGACCACTGCGATGACGCCCGCCAAAATCGTCGAAGTGGTTTCACAGATGAACGTGGTAGAGATGATGATGGCGATGCAGAAAATGCGCGCTCGTCGAACACCATCGCAACAGGCTCACGTCACCAACATCAAAGACAATCCGGTACAAATTGCTGCCGACGCGGCTGAAGGCGCATGGCGCGGATTTGACGAACAGGAAACCACCGTTGCCGTTGCTCGCTATGCACCGTTCAACGCCATCGCTCTTCTGGTCGGTTCACAGGTAGGACGCCCGGGCGTGTTGACCCAGTGTTCACTGGAGGAAGCCACCGAACTGAAACTCGGTATGTTAGGCCATACCTGCTACGCCGAAACGATTTCTGTCTACGGCACGGAACCTGTTTTCACCGACGGCGACGATACACCGTGGTCAAAAGGATTTCTCGCGTCATCTTATGCTTCTCGCGGCTTAAAAATGCGCTTTACTTCCGGCTCCGGCTCTGAAGTGCAGATGGGCTATGCGGAAGGTAAATCAATGCTTTACCTTGAGGCTCGTTGCATTTACATCACCAAAGCCGCAGGTGTTCAGGGTCTACAGAATGGTTCCGTAAGCTGCATCGGCGTTCCATCGGCAGTGCCGTCAGGCATCCGCGCAGTGCTGGCGGAAAACTTAATTTGTTCATCACTGGATCTGGAATGCGCCTCCAGTAATGACCAGACCTTTACCCACTCAGATATGCGCCGTACCGCACGTTTTCTGATGCAGTTTCTGCCAGGCACCGACTTTATCTCTTCCGGTTTTTCCGCTGTGCCGAACTACGACAACATGTTTGCTGGTTCAAACGAAGATGCCGAAGACTTCGATGATTACAACGTCATTCAACGTGACCTCAAGGTTGATGGTGGCCTGCGACCAGTGCGCGAAGAAGATGTTATCGCTATCCGCAATAAAGCCGCACGCGCTTTACAGGCTGTTTTTGCCGGTATGGGATTACCCCCTATCACCGATGAAGAGGTCGAAGCGGCAACCTATGCCCACGGTTCGAAAGATATGCCAGAGCGCAACATCGTGGAAGACATCAAGTTCGCCCAGGAAATTATCAATAAAAACCGTAACAGCCTGGAAGTGGTGAAAGCCCTGGCGCAAGCCGGTTTTACCGATGTCGCCCAGGACATGCTCAACATGCAAAAAGCAAAACTGACCGGCGACTATCTCCATACCTCCGCCATTATCGTCGATGACGGACAAGTGCGCTCTGCGGTCAATGACGTCAATGATTACGCCGGACCGGCTACAGGTTATCGCCTGCAAGGGGAACGCTGGGAAGAGATCAAAAATATTCCCGGTGCACTTGATCCCAACGATATTGACTAA
- a CDS encoding propanediol/glycerol family dehydratase medium subunit, translating to MEINEKLLRQIIEDVLAEMQTSDKSVSFRAPVSSAPDSESFLTEIGEAQQGTQQDEVIIAVGPAFGLAQTVNIIGIPHKNILREVIAGIEEEGVKARVIRCFKSSDVAFVAVEGDRLSGSGIAIGIQSKGTTVIHQQGLPPLSNLELFPQAPLLTLETYRQIGKNAARYAKRESPQPVPTLNDQMARPKYQAKSAILHIKETKYVVTGKKPQELRVTF from the coding sequence ATGGAAATTAACGAAAAATTACTACGTCAGATAATCGAAGACGTGCTGGCAGAAATGCAAACCAGCGATAAGTCCGTTTCATTTCGCGCACCGGTCTCTTCCGCACCGGATAGCGAAAGTTTTCTGACCGAAATTGGCGAAGCCCAACAAGGCACTCAGCAAGATGAAGTTATTATCGCTGTAGGCCCGGCGTTTGGCCTGGCGCAAACCGTCAATATCATCGGTATTCCGCATAAAAACATATTGCGCGAAGTGATTGCCGGTATCGAAGAAGAAGGTGTTAAAGCCCGTGTGATTCGCTGCTTTAAATCGTCTGATGTTGCCTTCGTGGCGGTTGAAGGCGATCGTCTCAGCGGTTCCGGCATTGCTATTGGTATTCAGTCAAAAGGCACCACAGTTATCCACCAGCAGGGGCTTCCCCCTTTGTCTAACCTGGAACTTTTCCCGCAAGCACCTTTGTTGACGCTGGAAACTTATCGCCAGATTGGCAAAAACGCCGCGCGTTATGCGAAGCGCGAGTCTCCACAACCTGTTCCGACCCTCAACGATCAAATGGCGCGGCCGAAATACCAGGCCAAGTCCGCCATCTTACATATCAAAGAGACTAAGTACGTGGTCACTGGCAAAAAACCGCAAGAACTGCGCGTGACGTTTTAA
- the pduE gene encoding propanediol dehydratase small subunit PduE: MNTDAIESMVRDVLNRMNSLQDTAPVSAPSHSSTLNAKVSDYPLANKHPEWVKTATNKTLDDFTLENVLSDKVTAQDMRITPETLRIQAAIARDAGRDRLAMNFERAAELTSVPDDRILEIYNALRPYRSTKQELIAIADALERCYQARICAAFVREAAELYVERKKLKGDD, encoded by the coding sequence ATGAATACCGATGCAATTGAGTCGATGGTCAGGGACGTGTTGAACCGAATGAACAGTCTCCAGGATACAGCTCCTGTCTCTGCGCCATCCCACTCATCAACACTGAACGCCAAAGTGAGTGATTACCCGCTGGCAAATAAACATCCAGAATGGGTCAAAACGGCGACGAATAAAACGCTCGACGATTTCACCCTGGAAAATGTACTCAGCGATAAAGTCACCGCCCAGGACATGCGCATAACCCCGGAAACGTTGCGTATTCAGGCCGCAATTGCCAGAGATGCTGGACGCGATCGCCTGGCGATGAATTTTGAACGCGCCGCCGAGCTTACCTCAGTGCCGGATGATCGCATCCTCGAAATCTACAATGCGTTACGCCCTTATCGTTCGACTAAGCAAGAACTCATTGCCATTGCCGACGCTCTTGAGCGTTGTTATCAGGCCAGAATTTGTGCCGCTTTTGTCCGTGAAGCTGCGGAACTCTATGTCGAGCGTAAAAAACTGAAAGGCGACGATTAA
- a CDS encoding diol dehydratase reactivase subunit alpha has product MRYIAGIDIGNSSTEVALATLSASGELSFVSSALAETTGIKGTLRNVHGIQEALAQATKKAGINVSDISLIRINEATPVIGDVAMETITETIITESTMIGHNPKTPGGVGLGVGLTITPQELLTRPADTPYILVVSSAFDFADIATMINASVRAGYQLTGVILQRDDGVLVSNRLENPLPIVDEVLYIDRIPLGMLAAIEVAVPGKVIETLSNPYGIATVFALNAEETKNIVPVARALIGNRSAVVVKTPSGDVKARSIPAGNIEFLSAGRTTRVDVAAGADAIMKAVGECPKLENVTGEPGTNIGGMLENVRQTMAELTNKPSNEIFIQDLLAIDTSVPVSVTGGLAGEFSLEQAVGIASMVKSDRLQMAMIASEIKQKLHVDVQVGGAEAEAAIQGALTTPGTTRPLAILDLGAGSTDASIINQKGEMIATHLAGAGDMVTMIIARELGLNDRYLAEEIKKHPLAKVESLFHLRHEDGSVQFFPTPLSPQVFARVCVVKPDELVPIPGDITLEKVRTIRRSAKERVFVTNALRALRQVSPGGNIRNIPFVVLVGGSSLDFEVPQLVTDALAHYRLVAGRGNIRGREGPRNAVATGLLISWHKASVHGK; this is encoded by the coding sequence ATGCGATATATAGCAGGCATTGATATCGGCAACTCATCCACAGAGGTTGCGCTGGCAACGCTCAGTGCGTCTGGCGAATTGTCGTTCGTGAGCAGCGCCCTGGCAGAAACCACCGGAATCAAAGGTACGTTGCGTAACGTACATGGCATTCAGGAGGCACTCGCGCAGGCAACGAAAAAAGCCGGCATCAATGTCAGTGATATTTCGCTTATTCGTATCAACGAAGCAACCCCGGTCATTGGCGATGTGGCGATGGAAACCATTACGGAAACCATTATCACTGAATCAACCATGATCGGTCACAACCCGAAAACTCCAGGCGGAGTGGGGCTGGGTGTAGGACTCACCATCACTCCGCAAGAGTTGTTAACACGCCCGGCGGACACACCGTACATTCTGGTCGTGTCATCGGCTTTTGATTTTGCCGATATCGCAACCATGATAAATGCCTCCGTGCGTGCCGGATATCAGCTGACAGGCGTTATTCTGCAACGCGACGATGGCGTGCTGGTCAGTAACCGACTGGAAAACCCTTTACCCATTGTTGATGAAGTCCTCTACATCGATCGTATTCCGCTCGGCATGTTAGCTGCTATTGAAGTCGCTGTTCCCGGGAAAGTTATCGAAACCCTTTCTAACCCATATGGGATTGCCACCGTTTTCGCCCTCAATGCTGAAGAGACTAAAAATATCGTTCCTGTCGCACGGGCGCTAATCGGCAACCGTTCAGCTGTGGTCGTGAAAACGCCTTCTGGCGACGTTAAAGCCCGTTCGATACCCGCCGGAAATATCGAGTTTCTTTCTGCCGGGCGCACAACTCGGGTTGATGTTGCCGCTGGTGCCGATGCAATAATGAAAGCAGTCGGTGAATGCCCAAAACTGGAAAATGTGACGGGCGAACCGGGCACCAACATCGGCGGGATGCTGGAAAATGTTCGCCAGACCATGGCGGAGCTGACCAATAAACCCAGCAACGAAATTTTTATTCAGGATTTATTGGCGATAGATACCTCTGTTCCCGTCAGCGTTACCGGTGGTCTGGCAGGCGAATTTTCACTGGAACAGGCTGTTGGTATAGCGTCAATGGTGAAATCCGACCGTCTGCAAATGGCGATGATCGCCAGTGAAATTAAGCAAAAACTGCATGTTGATGTTCAGGTCGGAGGCGCAGAAGCAGAAGCTGCAATTCAGGGAGCGTTGACTACCCCAGGAACTACACGTCCCCTGGCAATTCTGGACTTAGGCGCAGGTTCTACCGATGCCTCCATCATCAATCAAAAAGGGGAAATGATTGCCACTCACCTTGCGGGAGCGGGCGACATGGTGACGATGATTATCGCCAGGGAACTGGGCTTAAATGATCGCTACCTGGCAGAGGAGATCAAAAAACACCCACTGGCAAAAGTAGAAAGCCTGTTCCACTTACGCCATGAAGACGGCAGCGTTCAGTTCTTCCCTACCCCACTATCCCCTCAGGTATTTGCCCGCGTTTGTGTGGTGAAACCCGACGAACTGGTGCCCATTCCCGGTGATATAACGCTGGAAAAAGTGCGAACCATTCGTCGCAGTGCAAAAGAGCGGGTCTTCGTAACGAACGCCCTGCGCGCACTACGTCAGGTGAGTCCTGGTGGAAATATTCGCAACATTCCGTTCGTCGTTCTGGTGGGCGGCTCTTCACTGGATTTCGAAGTCCCGCAGTTAGTCACCGATGCGTTGGCACATTATCGACTGGTCGCAGGGCGCGGGAATATCCGTGGTAGAGAAGGCCCGCGCAATGCGGTGGCTACCGGGCTACTCATCTCCTGGCACAAGGCGTCGGTTCATGGAAAGTAA
- a CDS encoding glycerol dehydratase reactivase beta/small subunit family protein, protein MESKERAPTIVVTEIGDCINKWNEVLLGIEEEGIPFRIQHIPSGEIIDSAWQAARQSPLLVGIACDQEKLIVHYKNLPASEPLFTLMHQQDNHARRSTGNNAARLVKGIPFKEYHS, encoded by the coding sequence ATGGAAAGTAAAGAGCGAGCACCAACCATTGTCGTCACTGAAATCGGTGACTGTATCAATAAATGGAATGAGGTTCTTCTTGGCATTGAAGAGGAAGGTATTCCCTTTCGCATTCAACACATTCCATCAGGTGAAATCATCGATAGCGCCTGGCAGGCTGCTCGTCAGTCTCCCCTGTTGGTTGGCATAGCCTGTGACCAGGAAAAACTGATTGTGCATTACAAAAACTTACCGGCATCAGAGCCACTGTTTACGCTGATGCATCAACAAGATAACCATGCCCGGCGCAGCACCGGCAATAACGCAGCCCGGCTGGTCAAAGGGATTCCCTTCAAGGAATACCACTCATAA
- the pduJ gene encoding propanediol utilization microcompartment protein PduJ → MNNALGLVETKGLVGAIEAADAMVKSANVQLVGYEKIGSGLITVMVRGDVGAVKAAVDAGSAAASAVGEVKSCHVIPRPHSDVEAILPKSA, encoded by the coding sequence ATGAATAACGCACTGGGACTGGTTGAAACAAAAGGGTTAGTCGGCGCGATTGAAGCCGCAGACGCCATGGTTAAATCCGCCAACGTACAACTGGTCGGCTATGAAAAGATTGGTTCAGGTCTGATTACGGTGATGGTGCGCGGCGATGTTGGCGCAGTAAAAGCCGCCGTTGACGCGGGGAGCGCCGCCGCAAGCGCCGTTGGCGAAGTGAAATCCTGCCATGTCATCCCACGGCCGCACAGCGATGTTGAGGCCATTTTACCAAAATCTGCATAA
- a CDS encoding BMC domain-containing protein: MKQSLGLLEVSGLALAISCADVMAKAASITLVGLEKTNGSGWTLIKITGDVASVNAAIETGASFAGQRNGFVAHKVIARPGEGILSRTTEALNVRVEASETPAATVTSESISCNLCLDPACQRQKGEPRSLCLHSDKREE, encoded by the coding sequence GTGAAGCAATCACTGGGATTACTTGAAGTCAGTGGTCTGGCACTCGCCATCAGTTGCGCGGATGTTATGGCAAAAGCCGCGTCCATCACGCTGGTTGGTCTTGAGAAGACCAATGGCTCAGGCTGGACGCTCATTAAAATCACCGGTGACGTCGCCTCGGTTAATGCAGCGATCGAGACGGGTGCCAGCTTCGCCGGGCAGCGAAATGGCTTTGTCGCGCACAAAGTGATTGCCCGTCCAGGAGAGGGAATACTGTCCCGCACAACAGAAGCATTGAATGTAAGGGTTGAAGCAAGCGAAACACCAGCAGCCACAGTCACCTCAGAGAGTATCAGTTGTAATTTGTGTCTTGACCCGGCGTGTCAACGGCAAAAAGGTGAGCCACGTTCACTTTGCCTCCACTCCGATAAGCGAGAGGAGTAA
- a CDS encoding phosphate propanoyltransferase gives MDKQTLQETVSQVLDEMRERPIPLGVSSRHIHLSTADYVRLFPEQPISEKKPLLQPGQFAAEQVVTLVGPKGKLHNVRLLGPLRNASQVEISRTDARTLGITAPLRMSGDLSGTPGIRLISPFAELEIASGVIVAQRHIHMSPLDALIYGVTHGDKVAVAIEGDERRLIFDNVAVRVSPDMRLEMHIDTDEANAAGADNPDVFAMLVALP, from the coding sequence ATGGACAAACAAACCTTGCAAGAAACAGTGAGCCAGGTTCTGGATGAGATGCGCGAGCGCCCTATCCCTCTGGGCGTCTCCAGTCGTCATATTCACCTTTCGACTGCGGATTATGTGCGCCTTTTTCCTGAACAACCGATCAGCGAGAAAAAACCGTTATTGCAACCAGGTCAATTCGCTGCTGAACAAGTTGTTACGCTGGTGGGACCAAAAGGCAAATTGCACAACGTTCGCTTGTTGGGACCGCTACGCAACGCAAGCCAGGTGGAAATTTCCCGGACAGATGCCAGAACGTTGGGGATCACCGCTCCGCTACGCATGTCAGGCGATCTCAGCGGCACACCTGGGATTCGGCTGATAAGTCCGTTTGCCGAACTGGAAATCGCTTCTGGCGTAATTGTCGCGCAACGGCATATCCATATGTCTCCGCTTGATGCCCTGATTTATGGCGTTACGCATGGCGATAAAGTGGCGGTCGCCATTGAAGGTGATGAGCGACGACTGATATTCGATAACGTGGCTGTTCGCGTCTCACCGGATATGCGTCTTGAAATGCATATTGATACCGACGAAGCCAACGCTGCAGGCGCTGATAATCCTGACGTTTTTGCCATGCTGGTGGCGCTGCCATGA
- the pduM gene encoding microcompartment protein PduM, translated as MNHVLMQRIVDEVIFRLKQRAEKTLTLTVSQLREASVHKIVHQYASLQIRYVDLPLLRQLAENDTSGGAVTHLHEALAWGMHLQLSLQRHLLNAIELKTLARLPLSWCDEQGQPIHLHRGRLLSYVDVAPLCAGILVLQRKCCVTALAREAAITRNIQLIRQE; from the coding sequence ATGAATCATGTGCTGATGCAACGCATTGTTGACGAAGTGATTTTTCGCCTGAAACAACGTGCGGAAAAAACACTCACGCTGACCGTTTCGCAACTGCGAGAAGCCAGCGTTCACAAGATAGTTCATCAGTATGCATCGTTACAAATTCGATACGTCGATCTGCCGTTGTTGCGACAGCTTGCAGAGAACGATACGTCAGGCGGAGCAGTAACCCACCTTCACGAGGCGTTAGCATGGGGAATGCACCTTCAATTATCGTTGCAGCGTCATTTACTGAACGCCATTGAATTGAAGACTCTCGCCCGTCTACCGCTAAGCTGGTGCGACGAACAAGGACAACCAATCCACCTTCATCGTGGTCGACTTTTAAGTTATGTCGACGTAGCACCGTTATGCGCGGGGATACTGGTACTACAGCGGAAATGTTGTGTGACCGCACTTGCGCGTGAAGCGGCAATTACCCGAAACATTCAGTTAATCAGGCAGGAGTAA
- the pduN gene encoding propanediol utilization microcompartment protein PduN, translated as MHLARVTGAVVSTQKSPSLIGKKLLLVRRVSADGELPLTPLTGDEVAVDSVGAGVGELVLLSSGSSARHVFSGPNEAIDLAVVGIVDTLSR; from the coding sequence ATGCATCTGGCTCGAGTCACCGGCGCGGTGGTATCCACGCAAAAATCACCTTCTCTGATCGGGAAAAAACTGCTGTTGGTTCGCCGGGTCAGTGCCGACGGCGAATTGCCTCTTACACCGTTAACCGGCGACGAAGTTGCCGTTGATTCAGTCGGCGCAGGCGTTGGTGAACTGGTACTCCTCAGCAGCGGCTCCAGCGCCAGACATGTTTTTTCCGGCCCCAACGAAGCCATTGATCTGGCAGTGGTCGGCATTGTCGATACGCTTTCACGCTAA
- the pduO gene encoding two-domain cob(I)yrinic acid a,c-diamide adenosyltransferase PduO, with translation MAIYTRTGDSGSTSLFTGQRVSKTHRRVEAYGTLDELNATLSLCYCATSIESHRILLEAIQQQIFWFSAELASESEQPSAQQRYIGTEEIAALEKAIDSAMNAVPPVHSFILPGRCEAASRMHVARTVSRRAERLLVELTTEATVRHVLLHYINRLSDCLYALARVEDNVVHQNLMIREITKRYHEANHTPALKERTMPLTFQDLHQLIRSAAIRADELHIPVVISIVDANGTESVTWRMPDALLVSSELAPKKAWTAVAMKTATHKLADAVQPGAPLYGLESHMQGKVVTFGGGFPLWRDGILLGGLGISGGSVEQDMDIAQAAMAAINAGANQ, from the coding sequence ATGGCGATTTATACCCGAACAGGTGATTCAGGAAGTACGTCTCTATTTACCGGACAGCGTGTCAGTAAAACTCATCGACGTGTCGAAGCCTATGGCACGCTGGATGAGCTAAACGCAACACTCAGTCTGTGTTATTGCGCCACCTCCATCGAAAGCCATCGCATCTTACTGGAAGCTATTCAGCAACAAATATTTTGGTTTAGCGCCGAGCTCGCCAGTGAAAGCGAACAGCCGTCAGCGCAGCAGCGTTACATCGGAACAGAAGAAATTGCCGCGCTGGAAAAAGCGATCGACAGCGCAATGAACGCTGTCCCTCCAGTTCACAGCTTCATACTGCCTGGTCGTTGTGAAGCCGCGAGCCGTATGCATGTCGCCCGCACGGTATCCCGGCGGGCTGAAAGACTTCTGGTTGAACTGACAACGGAAGCCACCGTCCGCCATGTTTTGTTGCACTATATCAACCGACTTTCCGATTGCTTGTATGCCCTCGCCCGCGTGGAAGACAACGTTGTTCATCAAAACCTGATGATTCGGGAAATCACAAAACGTTATCACGAAGCCAATCACACTCCAGCATTGAAGGAACGCACGATGCCGCTCACTTTTCAGGATCTTCACCAGCTCATTCGTAGTGCGGCAATACGCGCGGATGAACTACATATTCCCGTAGTCATCAGCATTGTTGATGCCAACGGGACAGAAAGTGTTACCTGGCGGATGCCCGATGCACTGCTGGTCAGCAGTGAGCTGGCACCGAAAAAAGCCTGGACCGCCGTGGCGATGAAAACGGCAACACACAAACTTGCTGACGCCGTACAACCCGGAGCGCCACTTTACGGGCTCGAAAGCCATATGCAAGGCAAAGTCGTCACTTTTGGTGGTGGTTTTCCTCTCTGGCGAGACGGGATATTGCTTGGGGGACTTGGCATCAGCGGTGGTAGCGTTGAACAAGATATGGATATTGCACAAGCCGCAATGGCAGCAATTAATGCAGGAGCAAACCAATGA